The Maniola hyperantus chromosome 9, iAphHyp1.2, whole genome shotgun sequence genome includes a region encoding these proteins:
- the Rbp gene encoding RIMS-binding protein 2 isoform X6, which yields MNAYGMSSGAETDALSRRLREAERARADAERMHADALAQLRSAQRSPHDSHNVEQLQSRVRELEKKAALETVRCEELQLELSSAMRARGTTTTATWSTQASQPASEIERIMAKIEQDNRILAELEHSRSTTHGIHSSGSNQALGEFHSPTPSPLPHSYTTATGHAALCQSNTMPTLSSLHATSQFTAPSSNSMAYSMSAHNPTSYSNPVSGSYGMSNTHQVTFTNPVTAPLVNNISQISSTLAGLQSNIQNLGNVSAMSLGGSLGPAITGTMTGTGLSSCLNNPPTSLPGGLTSTLAGLASNLSGALGNPLSNLTGGSQLGALNTSLTGASGYGSGAGTYTNPLLSSGLGTNTMNIKLKPIDEIDLGLSRYGTNNPSMVRAATPVTPHQPTWNLALDSQYGTDRIGNLENFLHDRGPRSIRLLPSNMMDTDVRNTHYMNGGATSEPQVDMLDIPGKGRCCVYIARFSYEPPEVETAEGELSICSGDYLLVWGPPDPNATMLDAELLDGRRGLVPANFVQRLVGDDLLEFHQAVVATLRDADETATTAISDLSLSRDVARLSEMADINEGPEDDDNVPAPRQLTLERQLNKSVLIGWTAPEGVQQANIESYHVYVDGVLKTTVKATERTRALVEGVDANRPHRISVRSVTATRRTSRDAACTMVIGRDTGNMGPTCVRASGVTCSQAVISWLPANSNHQHVVCVNNVEVRTVKPGVYRHTITGLAPSTQYRVTVRAKHLRAGPPGVPIEEAPGAYTDFRTLPKGLPDPPNEIMVEAGPQDGTLLVTWQPVLRPPASGPVTGYAVYADGKKVTDVDSPTGDHALIDIGKLIGLNPKCVTVRTKSRDSQSSDSAPTAIPPAVLRGVVARVPRGPGVGPTQPTQGFRGQRPQPYQQHQQVIEHDENLSDKEIYPTANRHDPQTTQQASQPAQASQQPSSQQFPNTPAYHGTQQPPFQQGGQFPSNQPTQYPSQPQPYQNPPPRNHHERGRPPNPHQQQQMQQMQQMQQGQQGPMPQYGPRGAPPMGPRGPQPGQRPQQGHTQTKRCRYFMALFDYDPATMSPNPESCDEELPFSDGDIIKVWGDKDADGFYWGESRGRRGYVPHNMVAEVSEQEATGQTTAKPRDRWTDAYANQPVRRMVALYDYDPQELSPNVDADAELSFQTGQIIHVYGEMDDDGFFMAEIDGVRGLVPSNFLAEATDQYGAGSQPSQGVGVPGGRMANPGTIPGGGQGRGRGAPCGPGARGPPPPPRDNVAPAPRNHHRKTDACPLPPSQLDHNTCASNPEQANSQQARARGAASAPQTSIARTSAGNASTPTAQSPGSAATLAMPPIGTTTAVSTSPARRGGPAVVPAPTAQPATQAQQLPPTSQPNLMQKFSEMTAPGGDILSKGKELIFMKFGLGGK from the exons ATGAATGCGTACGGCATGTCGAGCGGCGCCGAGACGGACGCGCTGTCGCGGCGGCTGCGCGAGGCGGAGCGCGCGCGCGCGGATGCGGAGCGCATGCACGCCGACGCGCTCGCGCAGCTCCGCTCGGCACAGCGCTCGCCGCACGACTCGCACAACGTCGAACAGCTGCAGTCCAGGGTGCGGGAACTTGAGAAAAAG GCAGCCTTGGAAACGGTTCGTTGTGAGGAGCTCCAGCTAGAGCTGTCTTCGGCGATGCGGGCGCGCGGCACCACGACCACGGCCACGTGGTCGACGCAGGCCTCCCAGCCGGCCTCGGAGATAGAACGAATTATGGCTAAGATCGAACAAGATAACCGCATTCTGGCCGAATTAGAACATTCTAGATCCACGACCCATG GTATACATTCAAGCGGATCAAACCAGGCGCTTGGAGAATTTCATTCGCCGACACCGTCGCCGTTACCTCATTCGTACACAACCGCGACAGGTCACGCTGCCCTCTGCCAGAGTAACACCATGCCCACTCTCTCCTCTCTACATGCCACATCTCAGTTCACTGCCCCTAGCTCTAACTCCATGGCTTACTCTATGAGTGCGCACAATCCAACCTCCTATTCAAATCCTGTGTCTGGCTCTTACGGTATGAGCAATACACATCAAGTCACATTTACAAATCCTGTCACGGCTCCTCTCGTAAATAATATTAGTCAAATCTCAAGTACTCTGGCAGGGCTACAATCAAACATTCAGAATCTTGGAAACGTTTCTGCTATGAGTTTGGGTGGCTCATTAGGACCAGCAATCACCGGAACTATGACAGGAACAGGACTCTCTAGTTGCTTAAATAATCCACCGACTAGTTTACCTGGAGGACTCACGAGTACACTCGCTGGCTTAGCGTCAAACTTATCTGGTGCACTGGGAAATCCTCTATCGAATCTAACAGGAGGAAGTCAATTGGGAGCGTTGAATACTAGTTTAACGGGCGCGAGTGGGTATGGATCTGGCGCTGGTACTTATACAAATCCACTCCTGTCTAGTGGCTTGGGAACAAACACAATGAATATTAAACTTAAGCCGATAGATGAAATAGATCTCGGCTTAAGTCGATACGGAACTAATAATCCATCTATGGTCAGAGCCGCTACGCCTGTGACACCGCACCAACCTACTTGGAACTTAGCATTAGATAGCCAATATGGAACTGATAGAATAGGAAATTTAGAAAACTTTCTTCACGATCGAGGTCCGAGATCTATAAGACTTTTACCCAGTAATATGATGGATACAGACG tAAGAAATACCCATTATATGAATGGTGGTGCAACTTCTGAGCCTCAAGTTGACATGTTGGACATTCCGGGAAAAGGTCGATGTTGCGTTTATATCGCTAGATTTTCTTACGAACCGCCAGA AGTTGAAACTGCGGAAGGAGAGTTGTCTATCTGCTCTGGCGATTACCTGTTAGTATGGGGACCTCCAGATCCTAATGCAACAATGCTCGATGCAGAATTATTAGACGGCCGACGTGGTCTCGTACCTGCAAATTTCGTACAAAGATTAGTAGGGGACGATCTTTTGGAGTTTCATCAG gCCGTAGTAGCTACATTGCGTGATGCTGATGAAACTGCAACCACAGCTATAAGTGACCTCTCGCTCAGTAGAGATGTGGCACGTCTTAGCGAAATGGCAGATATCAATGAGGGCCCTGAAGATGACGACAATG TGCCTGCGCCGCGACAGCTGACATTGGAGAGGCAACTCAACAAATCCGTGCTGATCGGATGGACGGCGCCCGAGGGGGTCCAGCAAGCGAACATTGAAAGTTACCACGTTTACGTCGACGGCGTCCTAAAAACTACGGTTAAAGCGACTGAGCGTACGCGCGCCCTGGTTGAAGGAGTAGATGCTAATCGG CCACATCGTATAAGCGTCCGTTCAGTGACGGCCACTAGACGCACGTCGAGGGACGCAGCCTGCACCATGGTGATAGGCCGAGACACAGGCAATATGGGACCTACGTGCGTTAGAGCAAGCGGAGTCACTTGTTCCCAGGCTGTTATATCATGGCTCCCGGCTAATTCTAATCACCAGCATGTCGTCTGTGTCAATAATGTTGAA GTTCGTACTGTGAAACCGGGTGTATATAGACATACCATAACAGGCCTCGCACCAAGTACTCAATATAGGGTAACAGTCAGAGCTAAACACTTGAGGGCCGGGCCGCCTGGAGTCCCAATCGAAGAAGCTCCCGGAGCTTACACTGACTTCAGAACTTTACCAAAAGGTCTACCGGATCCACCAAACGAAATAATG GTGGAAGCTGGACCTCAGGACGGCACTCTGCTCGTGACGTGGCAGCCGGTGCTGCGCCCGCCCGCCTCCGGTCCGGTCACGGGCTACGCCGTGTACGCCGACGGCAAGAAGGTGACCGATGTCGATTCCCCGACCGGTGATCATGCGCTCATCGACATTGGCAAATTGATCGGCCTCAATCCCAAATGCGTTACT GTTAGAACCAAATCGCGAGACAGCCAGTCGAGCGACAGTGCTCCTACAGCCATACCACCTGCTGTACTTCGGGGAGTCGTCGCTAGGGTTCCTCGTGGACCAGGTGTCGGTCCCACCCAGCCAACTCAAGGCTTTCGAGGGCAACGACCTCAACCTTACCAGCAACATCAGCAAGTGATAGAGCATGACGAAAATCTTTCTGATAAGGAAATATACCCTACCGCTAACCGTCATGATCCACAAACAACTCAG CAGGCGTCCCAACCTGCACAAGCGTCGCAGCAGCCTTCGAGTCAGCAGTTCCCGAATACACCAGCCTACCATGGCACGCAGCAACCCCCCTTTCAACAGGGCGGCCAATTCCCAAGTAACCAGCCGACCCAGTACCCCAGCCAGCCCCAGCCGTATCAGAACCCTCCGCCCAGAAACCACCACGAGAGAGGACGACCCCCTAACCCTCACCAG CAGCAGCAAATGCAACAAATGCAGCAAATGCAGCAAGGTCAACAAGGTCCAATGCCTCAGTATGGCCCCCGAGGCGCACCTCCGATGGGGCCCAGAGGCCCTCAACCTGGCCAACGTCCGCAGCAGGGTCACACACAAACCAAGAGGTGTCGTTATTTCATGGCGCTATTCGACTACGACCCTGCAACCATGAGTCCTAATCCTGAGAGTTGTGATGAAGAATTGCCATTTAGCGATGGAGACATTATAAAG GTTTGGGGTGACAAAGACGCCGACGGCTTCTACTGGGGTGAGAGCCGTGGTCGTCGAGGCTATGTTCCCCATAACATGGTTGCCGAGGTATCAGAGCAAGAGGCCACGGGACAGACCACCGCCAAGCCCcgggacagatggacggacgcgTACGCCAACCAGCCTGTTCGAAGAATGGTCGCCCTATACGACTACGACCCCCAGGAACTTAGTCCTAACGTTGATGCCGAT GCGGAGCTGAGCTTTCAAACAGGGCAAATAATCCATGTGTACGGAGAAATGGACGATGATGGATTTTTCATGGCAGAGATCGATGGTGTTAGAGGACTGGTGCCGAGCAACTTTCTCGCGGAAGCCACTGACCAGTACGGAGCGGGCAGTCAGCCTAGTCAAG GCGTTGGAGTACCGGGCGGCAGAATGGCAAACCCAGGCACAATCCCCGGAGGCGGGCAGGGCCGCGGCCGAGGCGCGCCCTGCGGCCCTGGCGCGCGCGGTCCGCCTCCGCCGCCCCGGGACAACGTCGCGCCGGCACCGAGGAACCATCATCGAAAAACAG ATGCCTGCCCTCTTCCCCCTTCTCAGTTAGACCACAACACATGCGCCAGTAATCCAGAACAGGCGAATTCTCAG CAGGCGAGGGCGAGAGGCGCGGCGAGCGCGCCGCAGACGAGCATCGCGCGCACGAGCGCTGGTAACGCAAGCACGCCCACCGCGCAGTCGCCCGGCTCCGcagccacgctggccatgccGCCCATCGGCACCACCACGGCCGTGAGCACatcgccggcgcggcgcggcggcccgGCCGTCGTGCCCGCGCCCACCGCGCAGCCCGCCACGCAGGCGCAGCAGCTGCCGCCCACGTCGCAGCCCAACCTCATGCAGAAGTTCAGTGAGATGACCGCGCCCGGTGGCGACATCCTCAGCAAGGGCAAGGAGCTCATCTTCATGAAGTTCGGCCTCGGCGGCAAATAA
- the Rbp gene encoding RIMS-binding protein 2 isoform X7: MNAYGMSSGAETDALSRRLREAERARADAERMHADALAQLRSAQRSPHDSHNVEQLQSRVRELEKKAALETVRCEELQLELSSAMRARGTTTTATWSTQASQPASEIERIMAKIEQDNRILAELEHSRSTTHGIHSSGSNQALGEFHSPTPSPLPHSYTTATGHAALCQSNTMPTLSSLHATSQFTAPSSNSMAYSMSAHNPTSYSNPVSGSYGMSNTHQVTFTNPVTAPLVNNISQISSTLAGLQSNIQNLGNVSAMSLGGSLGPAITGTMTGTGLSSCLNNPPTSLPGGLTSTLAGLASNLSGALGNPLSNLTGGSQLGALNTSLTGASGYGSGAGTYTNPLLSSGLGTNTMNIKLKPIDEIDLGLSRYGTNNPSMVRAATPVTPHQPTWNLALDSQYGTDRIGNLENFLHDRGPRSIRLLPSNMMDTDVRNTHYMNGGATSEPQVDMLDIPGKGRCCVYIARFSYEPPEVETAEGELSICSGDYLLVWGPPDPNATMLDAELLDGRRGLVPANFVQRLVGDDLLEFHQAVVATLRDADETATTAISDLSLSRDVARLSEMADINEGPEDDDNVPAPRQLTLERQLNKSVLIGWTAPEGVQQANIESYHVYVDGVLKTTVKATERTRALVEGVDANRPHRISVRSVTATRRTSRDAACTMVIGRDTGNMGPTCVRASGVTCSQAVISWLPANSNHQHVVCVNNVEVRTVKPGVYRHTITGLAPSTQYRVTVRAKHLRAGPPGVPIEEAPGAYTDFRTLPKGLPDPPNEIMVRTKSRDSQSSDSAPTAIPPAVLRGVVARVPRGPGVGPTQPTQGFRGQRPQPYQQHQQVIEHDENLSDKEIYPTANRHDPQTTQPTSGFGTGLLKSIFDKITPSQSGIPAIEITKEGAVEASSEDEEATRRRPQQASQPAQASQQPSSQQFPNTPAYHGTQQPPFQQGGQFPSNQPTQYPSQPQPYQNPPPRNHHERGRPPNPHQQQQMQQMQQMQQGQQGPMPQYGPRGAPPMGPRGPQPGQRPQQGHTQTKRCRYFMALFDYDPATMSPNPESCDEELPFSDGDIIKVWGDKDADGFYWGESRGRRGYVPHNMVAEVSEQEATGQTTAKPRDRWTDAYANQPVRRMVALYDYDPQELSPNVDADAELSFQTGQIIHVYGEMDDDGFFMAEIDGVRGLVPSNFLAEATDQYGAGSQPSQGVGVPGGRMANPGTIPGGGQGRGRGAPCGPGARGPPPPPRDNVAPAPRNHHRKTDACPLPPSQLDHNTCASNPEQANSQQARARGAASAPQTSIARTSAGNASTPTAQSPGSAATLAMPPIGTTTAVSTSPARRGGPAVVPAPTAQPATQAQQLPPTSQPNLMQKFSEMTAPGGDILSKGKELIFMKFGLGGK; the protein is encoded by the exons ATGAATGCGTACGGCATGTCGAGCGGCGCCGAGACGGACGCGCTGTCGCGGCGGCTGCGCGAGGCGGAGCGCGCGCGCGCGGATGCGGAGCGCATGCACGCCGACGCGCTCGCGCAGCTCCGCTCGGCACAGCGCTCGCCGCACGACTCGCACAACGTCGAACAGCTGCAGTCCAGGGTGCGGGAACTTGAGAAAAAG GCAGCCTTGGAAACGGTTCGTTGTGAGGAGCTCCAGCTAGAGCTGTCTTCGGCGATGCGGGCGCGCGGCACCACGACCACGGCCACGTGGTCGACGCAGGCCTCCCAGCCGGCCTCGGAGATAGAACGAATTATGGCTAAGATCGAACAAGATAACCGCATTCTGGCCGAATTAGAACATTCTAGATCCACGACCCATG GTATACATTCAAGCGGATCAAACCAGGCGCTTGGAGAATTTCATTCGCCGACACCGTCGCCGTTACCTCATTCGTACACAACCGCGACAGGTCACGCTGCCCTCTGCCAGAGTAACACCATGCCCACTCTCTCCTCTCTACATGCCACATCTCAGTTCACTGCCCCTAGCTCTAACTCCATGGCTTACTCTATGAGTGCGCACAATCCAACCTCCTATTCAAATCCTGTGTCTGGCTCTTACGGTATGAGCAATACACATCAAGTCACATTTACAAATCCTGTCACGGCTCCTCTCGTAAATAATATTAGTCAAATCTCAAGTACTCTGGCAGGGCTACAATCAAACATTCAGAATCTTGGAAACGTTTCTGCTATGAGTTTGGGTGGCTCATTAGGACCAGCAATCACCGGAACTATGACAGGAACAGGACTCTCTAGTTGCTTAAATAATCCACCGACTAGTTTACCTGGAGGACTCACGAGTACACTCGCTGGCTTAGCGTCAAACTTATCTGGTGCACTGGGAAATCCTCTATCGAATCTAACAGGAGGAAGTCAATTGGGAGCGTTGAATACTAGTTTAACGGGCGCGAGTGGGTATGGATCTGGCGCTGGTACTTATACAAATCCACTCCTGTCTAGTGGCTTGGGAACAAACACAATGAATATTAAACTTAAGCCGATAGATGAAATAGATCTCGGCTTAAGTCGATACGGAACTAATAATCCATCTATGGTCAGAGCCGCTACGCCTGTGACACCGCACCAACCTACTTGGAACTTAGCATTAGATAGCCAATATGGAACTGATAGAATAGGAAATTTAGAAAACTTTCTTCACGATCGAGGTCCGAGATCTATAAGACTTTTACCCAGTAATATGATGGATACAGACG tAAGAAATACCCATTATATGAATGGTGGTGCAACTTCTGAGCCTCAAGTTGACATGTTGGACATTCCGGGAAAAGGTCGATGTTGCGTTTATATCGCTAGATTTTCTTACGAACCGCCAGA AGTTGAAACTGCGGAAGGAGAGTTGTCTATCTGCTCTGGCGATTACCTGTTAGTATGGGGACCTCCAGATCCTAATGCAACAATGCTCGATGCAGAATTATTAGACGGCCGACGTGGTCTCGTACCTGCAAATTTCGTACAAAGATTAGTAGGGGACGATCTTTTGGAGTTTCATCAG gCCGTAGTAGCTACATTGCGTGATGCTGATGAAACTGCAACCACAGCTATAAGTGACCTCTCGCTCAGTAGAGATGTGGCACGTCTTAGCGAAATGGCAGATATCAATGAGGGCCCTGAAGATGACGACAATG TGCCTGCGCCGCGACAGCTGACATTGGAGAGGCAACTCAACAAATCCGTGCTGATCGGATGGACGGCGCCCGAGGGGGTCCAGCAAGCGAACATTGAAAGTTACCACGTTTACGTCGACGGCGTCCTAAAAACTACGGTTAAAGCGACTGAGCGTACGCGCGCCCTGGTTGAAGGAGTAGATGCTAATCGG CCACATCGTATAAGCGTCCGTTCAGTGACGGCCACTAGACGCACGTCGAGGGACGCAGCCTGCACCATGGTGATAGGCCGAGACACAGGCAATATGGGACCTACGTGCGTTAGAGCAAGCGGAGTCACTTGTTCCCAGGCTGTTATATCATGGCTCCCGGCTAATTCTAATCACCAGCATGTCGTCTGTGTCAATAATGTTGAA GTTCGTACTGTGAAACCGGGTGTATATAGACATACCATAACAGGCCTCGCACCAAGTACTCAATATAGGGTAACAGTCAGAGCTAAACACTTGAGGGCCGGGCCGCCTGGAGTCCCAATCGAAGAAGCTCCCGGAGCTTACACTGACTTCAGAACTTTACCAAAAGGTCTACCGGATCCACCAAACGAAATAATG GTTAGAACCAAATCGCGAGACAGCCAGTCGAGCGACAGTGCTCCTACAGCCATACCACCTGCTGTACTTCGGGGAGTCGTCGCTAGGGTTCCTCGTGGACCAGGTGTCGGTCCCACCCAGCCAACTCAAGGCTTTCGAGGGCAACGACCTCAACCTTACCAGCAACATCAGCAAGTGATAGAGCATGACGAAAATCTTTCTGATAAGGAAATATACCCTACCGCTAACCGTCATGATCCACAAACAACTCAG CCCACGAGCGGATTCGGCACAGGCCTCCTAAAGAGTATATTCGACAAAATAACCCCTTCG CAATCGGGGATACCGGCCATCGAAATCACTAAAGAGGGAGCAGTGGAGGCCAGTAGCGAGGACGAAGAGGCGACGCGTCGCCGCCCGCAG CAGGCGTCCCAACCTGCACAAGCGTCGCAGCAGCCTTCGAGTCAGCAGTTCCCGAATACACCAGCCTACCATGGCACGCAGCAACCCCCCTTTCAACAGGGCGGCCAATTCCCAAGTAACCAGCCGACCCAGTACCCCAGCCAGCCCCAGCCGTATCAGAACCCTCCGCCCAGAAACCACCACGAGAGAGGACGACCCCCTAACCCTCACCAG CAGCAGCAAATGCAACAAATGCAGCAAATGCAGCAAGGTCAACAAGGTCCAATGCCTCAGTATGGCCCCCGAGGCGCACCTCCGATGGGGCCCAGAGGCCCTCAACCTGGCCAACGTCCGCAGCAGGGTCACACACAAACCAAGAGGTGTCGTTATTTCATGGCGCTATTCGACTACGACCCTGCAACCATGAGTCCTAATCCTGAGAGTTGTGATGAAGAATTGCCATTTAGCGATGGAGACATTATAAAG GTTTGGGGTGACAAAGACGCCGACGGCTTCTACTGGGGTGAGAGCCGTGGTCGTCGAGGCTATGTTCCCCATAACATGGTTGCCGAGGTATCAGAGCAAGAGGCCACGGGACAGACCACCGCCAAGCCCcgggacagatggacggacgcgTACGCCAACCAGCCTGTTCGAAGAATGGTCGCCCTATACGACTACGACCCCCAGGAACTTAGTCCTAACGTTGATGCCGAT GCGGAGCTGAGCTTTCAAACAGGGCAAATAATCCATGTGTACGGAGAAATGGACGATGATGGATTTTTCATGGCAGAGATCGATGGTGTTAGAGGACTGGTGCCGAGCAACTTTCTCGCGGAAGCCACTGACCAGTACGGAGCGGGCAGTCAGCCTAGTCAAG GCGTTGGAGTACCGGGCGGCAGAATGGCAAACCCAGGCACAATCCCCGGAGGCGGGCAGGGCCGCGGCCGAGGCGCGCCCTGCGGCCCTGGCGCGCGCGGTCCGCCTCCGCCGCCCCGGGACAACGTCGCGCCGGCACCGAGGAACCATCATCGAAAAACAG ATGCCTGCCCTCTTCCCCCTTCTCAGTTAGACCACAACACATGCGCCAGTAATCCAGAACAGGCGAATTCTCAG CAGGCGAGGGCGAGAGGCGCGGCGAGCGCGCCGCAGACGAGCATCGCGCGCACGAGCGCTGGTAACGCAAGCACGCCCACCGCGCAGTCGCCCGGCTCCGcagccacgctggccatgccGCCCATCGGCACCACCACGGCCGTGAGCACatcgccggcgcggcgcggcggcccgGCCGTCGTGCCCGCGCCCACCGCGCAGCCCGCCACGCAGGCGCAGCAGCTGCCGCCCACGTCGCAGCCCAACCTCATGCAGAAGTTCAGTGAGATGACCGCGCCCGGTGGCGACATCCTCAGCAAGGGCAAGGAGCTCATCTTCATGAAGTTCGGCCTCGGCGGCAAATAA